One window from the genome of Bacillus weihaiensis encodes:
- a CDS encoding GNAT family N-acetyltransferase has translation MEIIQAHLKELHAVATLFNQYRVFYDQPSNLQGAQKFILERMEKNESVIFLALDEEVPLGFVQLYPIFTSVGMKRKWLLNDLFVDDAHRRKGVGKALMNAAKRLGEETEAAGILLETTKDNLKAQALYESLGFQKEDTVFFYNLSL, from the coding sequence ATGGAAATTATTCAAGCGCATCTAAAAGAACTACATGCTGTAGCCACTTTATTTAACCAATACCGGGTCTTTTATGACCAACCAAGCAATCTTCAAGGTGCACAAAAATTTATCCTCGAACGAATGGAGAAAAACGAATCCGTTATTTTCTTAGCTCTTGATGAAGAAGTACCGCTGGGATTCGTACAGCTTTATCCTATTTTCACATCTGTTGGGATGAAACGAAAGTGGTTATTAAATGATTTATTCGTTGACGATGCACATCGTCGTAAAGGTGTAGGGAAGGCATTAATGAATGCGGCAAAACGTTTAGGAGAAGAAACAGAAGCAGCAGGAATTTTGTTAGAAACGACAAAGGATAACCTAAAGGCACAAGCGCTATACGAAAGCTTAGGCTTTCAAAAAGAGGACACGGTCTTTTTCTATAATCTTTCCTTATAA
- a CDS encoding DUF47 domain-containing protein has protein sequence MVFSKGKRDKFSELLVKITGNLEKTTRFCVEHTIANHHDLQLFLETVKDYENQGDEYIHIITKELNQTFITPIDREDILELAIQLDDVLDGLEHIGAMLEMYSVVELTEHMKKFIQTIHQCAIEISQAIECLSSKKLQDISTYSLRIKEHESNSDNLLRVAVKNLFAGVKDPIKIIQHKDIYEALEGIVDDCRKVANILDSIAMKNA, from the coding sequence ATGGTTTTTTCAAAAGGAAAAAGAGATAAATTCTCAGAGCTTTTAGTAAAAATCACAGGTAATCTGGAGAAAACTACGAGGTTCTGTGTTGAACATACTATAGCTAATCATCATGATTTACAGTTGTTCTTAGAGACAGTGAAGGACTATGAAAATCAAGGGGACGAATACATACATATTATTACGAAAGAGTTAAATCAAACCTTCATTACCCCAATTGATCGTGAGGATATATTAGAGCTGGCGATTCAATTAGATGACGTATTAGATGGACTAGAGCATATTGGGGCTATGCTTGAGATGTATTCAGTTGTTGAACTAACTGAGCATATGAAAAAGTTTATTCAGACGATTCATCAATGTGCAATAGAAATATCTCAAGCTATTGAATGTTTGTCTAGTAAAAAGCTGCAAGATATTTCAACCTACTCTTTACGAATTAAAGAGCATGAATCTAATAGTGATAATTTATTACGTGTAGCGGTGAAGAACCTATTCGCTGGTGTGAAGGACCCGATAAAAATTATTCAACATAAAGACATTTATGAAGCATTAGAAGGCATTGTAGATGATTGTCGGAAGGTTGCTAATATTTTAGATAGTATAGCGATGAAGAATGCGTAG
- a CDS encoding DUF2198 family protein, with protein sequence MVLKVLFALVLPFLLVLLFTRVSYNHYVGTALTAALLIASYTRGYADYTFIMVIDAMSLVAGFFYARKMKRELVKKN encoded by the coding sequence ATGGTTTTAAAAGTATTATTTGCACTCGTACTCCCGTTCCTACTCGTCCTTTTGTTTACACGAGTGAGTTATAATCATTATGTAGGAACAGCTTTGACAGCCGCTCTTTTAATCGCTTCTTATACCCGTGGTTATGCTGACTACACCTTCATTATGGTAATAGATGCGATGTCATTAGTTGCGGGTTTTTTCTATGCAAGAAAAATGAAACGTGAGTTAGTTAAAAAGAATTAG
- the uvrB gene encoding excinuclease ABC subunit UvrB — translation MSEQFELVSKYTPQGDQPKAITSLVEGIQQGKKHQTLLGATGTGKTFTVSNVIKEVNKPTLVIAHNKTLAGQLYSEFKEFFPNNAVEYFVSYYDYYQPEAYVPQTDTFIEKDSSINDEIDKLRHSATSALFERQDVIVIASVSCIYGLGSPEEYKELVVSLRTGMEIERNQLLRRLVDVQYERNDIDFRRGTFRVRGDVVEIFPASRDEQCIRVEFFGDEIDRIREVDALTGEILGEREHVAIFPASHFVTREEKMEKAIVNIEAELEERLEELRENGKLLEAQRLEQRTRYDLEMMREMGFCSGIENYSRHLTLRPSGSTPYTLLDFFPDDFLIVVDESHVTIPQIRGMFNGDQARKQVLVDHGFRLPSAMDNRPLRFEEFEKHLHNILYVSATPGQYEIDHSPKMIEQIIRPTGLLDPTIDVRPIQGQIDDLIGEIHTRVERNERVLITTLTKKMSEDLTNYLKEIGIKVNYLHSEIKTLERIEIIRELRLGKYDVLIGINLLREGLDIPEVSLVAILDADKEGFLRSERSLIQTIGRAARNSEGHVIMYADKITKSMNIALNETQRRRETQEAYNAKHGITPKTIQKEIRDVIRATMAAEAQEEYDAPVSNKLSKLTKKERDKVIAEMENEMKEAAKALNFERAAELRDLLLELKAEG, via the coding sequence GTGAGTGAGCAATTTGAATTAGTCTCGAAATATACGCCTCAAGGTGATCAGCCTAAGGCCATTACGTCTTTAGTTGAAGGAATTCAACAGGGGAAAAAGCACCAAACACTTTTAGGAGCAACAGGAACAGGTAAAACCTTTACTGTTTCAAATGTGATTAAAGAGGTAAACAAGCCCACTTTGGTCATCGCTCATAATAAAACACTAGCTGGTCAGCTTTATAGTGAATTTAAAGAATTTTTCCCTAATAATGCTGTTGAATATTTTGTAAGCTACTATGATTATTATCAACCAGAAGCATACGTGCCACAAACAGATACATTTATTGAAAAAGATTCAAGTATCAATGATGAAATAGATAAACTACGACATTCTGCAACCTCTGCATTATTCGAGCGACAAGATGTGATTGTGATTGCAAGTGTGTCGTGTATTTATGGTCTCGGTTCTCCTGAGGAATATAAAGAGCTTGTTGTTTCACTGCGAACAGGCATGGAGATTGAGAGAAATCAATTGTTAAGAAGACTTGTGGATGTTCAATATGAGCGGAATGATATTGATTTTCGAAGAGGAACGTTTCGTGTTCGTGGAGACGTTGTTGAAATTTTCCCAGCCTCACGGGATGAACAATGTATTCGTGTTGAGTTTTTCGGTGATGAGATTGATCGTATTCGTGAGGTCGATGCTCTTACTGGTGAAATATTAGGCGAGCGCGAGCATGTTGCGATTTTCCCAGCCTCCCACTTCGTTACGAGAGAGGAAAAGATGGAAAAGGCAATTGTTAATATTGAGGCGGAGCTTGAAGAAAGGCTAGAGGAGCTTCGGGAAAACGGAAAACTACTTGAAGCCCAGCGTCTTGAACAACGAACGCGTTATGATTTGGAAATGATGAGAGAAATGGGCTTTTGTTCAGGCATCGAAAACTATTCCCGTCATTTAACGCTTCGTCCATCTGGTTCAACACCATACACATTGCTAGACTTCTTTCCGGATGATTTTTTAATTGTTGTGGATGAGTCTCACGTCACAATCCCACAAATTAGAGGGATGTTTAATGGTGACCAGGCTCGTAAGCAGGTGTTAGTCGATCATGGATTCCGATTACCATCAGCGATGGACAATAGACCACTTCGGTTTGAGGAATTTGAAAAGCATTTACATAATATCCTCTATGTCTCAGCAACACCAGGGCAATATGAGATCGATCATTCACCGAAGATGATTGAGCAAATTATCCGCCCTACTGGACTACTTGATCCGACGATTGATGTTCGCCCAATCCAAGGGCAAATTGATGATCTAATTGGTGAGATTCATACAAGGGTTGAACGAAACGAACGTGTGCTTATTACAACTCTAACGAAAAAGATGTCAGAGGATCTAACAAATTACTTGAAAGAGATTGGCATTAAGGTTAACTATCTCCACTCAGAGATTAAAACATTAGAGCGAATTGAAATTATTCGTGAGCTACGTCTTGGGAAATATGATGTCCTTATTGGAATTAACTTGTTAAGGGAAGGACTTGATATACCTGAGGTTTCCCTTGTGGCCATATTAGATGCTGATAAAGAAGGCTTCTTACGTTCTGAACGTTCTCTTATCCAGACAATTGGTCGTGCAGCACGTAACTCTGAAGGTCACGTTATTATGTATGCTGATAAAATAACGAAATCAATGAATATCGCTTTAAATGAAACACAACGCCGTCGTGAAACTCAGGAAGCCTACAACGCTAAACATGGCATTACTCCTAAGACGATTCAGAAGGAGATTCGTGATGTTATCCGTGCAACGATGGCTGCAGAGGCACAGGAAGAATACGATGCACCAGTTTCGAATAAATTATCAAAGCTTACTAAGAAAGAGCGTGACAAAGTCATAGCAGAAATGGAAAACGAAATGAAGGAAGCAGCAAAAGCGTTGAACTTCGAACGTGCGGCTGAGCTGCGTGACTTATTATTAGAATTAAAAGCGGAGGGGTGA
- a CDS encoding peptide chain release factor 3, producing the protein MSLQQEINKRRTFAIISHPDAGKTTLTEKLLFFGQIIRSTGTVKGKKSGKFAASDWMEIEKKRGISVTSSVMSFPYHDFHVNILDTPGHEDFSEDTYRTLTAVDSVVMIIDSTKGVEPQTIKLFKVCRMRGIPIFTFINKLDREGRDPLELLAEIEEVLGIESYPMNWPVGSGKRFLGIHDRFNNQFVQFKGDEEEAMIPLDELAGTGIEENVVYRDTLGEIELLEEAGNEFDPERVSRGELTPVFFGSALANFGVQTFFDTFLQFAAQPQPRKTDQGLVEPSKDQFSGYIFKIQANMNPAHRDRIAFFRVCSGKFERGMSVNLSRTNKSIKLNQTQAFMAKDRDTVDEAYPGDIIGIYDPNIYQIGDTLIGGKENYQYEELPQFPPEQFKRVQAKNVMKAKQFRKGIEQLVQEGAIQLYRQELNDSIILGAVGQLQFEVFEYRMKAEYNVELEFTSLGERIPRWIKSENFDKRFFDSRSMLVKDRFGAYAVLFENEFTLRYFLENQKDIELVDLLEENDYQGFQSHQ; encoded by the coding sequence ATGAGCTTACAACAGGAAATAAACAAACGCCGTACGTTTGCTATCATCTCTCACCCGGATGCAGGTAAAACGACGTTAACAGAAAAATTATTATTTTTCGGTCAAATTATTCGTTCAACAGGAACGGTTAAAGGGAAGAAATCTGGTAAATTTGCTGCATCTGACTGGATGGAGATTGAGAAAAAGCGTGGGATCTCTGTCACATCAAGTGTTATGAGCTTTCCTTACCATGATTTCCACGTTAATATTTTGGATACACCGGGACACGAAGATTTCAGTGAGGATACGTATCGTACATTAACGGCAGTTGATAGTGTGGTCATGATAATTGACTCAACTAAAGGTGTTGAGCCACAAACGATTAAGCTTTTTAAAGTATGTCGTATGAGAGGAATTCCAATCTTTACGTTTATTAACAAGCTTGACCGTGAAGGTCGTGATCCATTAGAGTTGCTAGCTGAAATTGAAGAAGTATTGGGCATTGAGTCTTACCCAATGAATTGGCCAGTAGGAAGTGGAAAACGTTTCTTAGGGATCCATGACCGTTTCAATAATCAATTTGTTCAATTTAAAGGAGACGAAGAGGAGGCAATGATTCCCCTCGATGAACTCGCTGGAACAGGCATTGAAGAGAATGTAGTGTACCGAGATACATTAGGTGAGATTGAGCTTCTTGAGGAGGCAGGAAATGAGTTTGATCCAGAACGAGTAAGTAGAGGAGAGCTAACACCAGTTTTCTTCGGTAGTGCCCTTGCGAACTTTGGAGTCCAAACATTCTTTGATACGTTCCTTCAATTTGCTGCGCAGCCACAGCCTCGTAAAACAGACCAAGGGTTAGTGGAGCCGAGCAAGGACCAATTCTCAGGCTATATCTTTAAAATCCAAGCAAATATGAATCCTGCTCACCGTGATCGAATTGCCTTTTTCCGTGTGTGCTCTGGAAAATTCGAACGTGGGATGAGTGTAAACCTGAGTAGGACCAATAAATCCATTAAGCTAAATCAAACCCAAGCATTTATGGCGAAAGATCGTGATACTGTTGATGAAGCCTATCCAGGTGATATTATCGGTATTTATGATCCGAACATTTATCAAATTGGCGACACATTAATTGGTGGAAAGGAAAACTACCAATACGAGGAGCTTCCTCAATTCCCACCTGAGCAATTCAAGCGTGTTCAAGCGAAAAACGTCATGAAGGCAAAGCAATTTCGTAAAGGGATTGAGCAGCTTGTTCAAGAGGGAGCGATTCAGTTATATCGTCAGGAATTGAATGATTCCATTATCTTAGGTGCCGTTGGTCAGCTTCAATTTGAGGTATTTGAATACCGTATGAAGGCTGAATACAATGTAGAGCTTGAATTCACATCGCTTGGTGAGCGAATTCCCCGCTGGATCAAAAGTGAGAATTTTGATAAGCGATTCTTTGATTCACGAAGTATGTTAGTTAAAGACCGCTTTGGTGCATACGCTGTTCTTTTTGAAAATGAGTTTACGTTACGTTACTTCCTAGAAAATCAAAAAGACATTGAGCTTGTTGATTTATTAGAAGAAAATGATTACCAAGGGTTCCAATCACATCAATAA
- a CDS encoding inorganic phosphate transporter, protein MDATLLITILIVFGALLFDFINGFHDTANAIATSVSTKALKPRQAVVLAAVMNFVGALTFTGVAKTITSDIIDPFTLQNGSVIILAALLSAIIWNMLTWYYGIPSSSSHAIIGSIVGAAIAASGLFIIDFNGFFKIIQSLFLTPILAFVIGYIVYSLFKVVFRNQSLMKSNNRFRRYQIITAAFQSYTHGTNDAQKAMGIITLALIANNYHHSLDIPFWVQFSCALAMGLGTSVGGWRIIKTVGNKIMKIRPVNGVAADLSSAGIILGATLFHLPVSTTHVISSSILGVGSSHRKKGVNWGTAQMMVITWVITLPASAILAGIIYYLVNIFL, encoded by the coding sequence ATGGACGCAACTTTGTTGATAACGATCCTTATTGTTTTTGGTGCTCTTCTATTTGACTTTATCAATGGCTTTCATGATACAGCCAATGCGATTGCAACTAGTGTTTCCACAAAAGCGTTAAAGCCTAGACAAGCAGTTGTCCTTGCAGCAGTCATGAATTTTGTCGGTGCTCTTACCTTTACGGGGGTTGCTAAAACAATCACAAGTGATATTATTGACCCCTTTACCTTACAGAATGGTTCGGTTATTATTCTAGCGGCTTTATTATCTGCGATTATATGGAATATGCTAACCTGGTACTATGGAATTCCAAGTAGCTCATCACATGCCATTATTGGTTCCATCGTAGGTGCTGCAATTGCGGCATCGGGTTTATTTATCATTGACTTTAATGGTTTTTTCAAGATTATACAATCATTGTTTTTAACCCCGATTTTGGCCTTTGTCATTGGATACATTGTATATAGTTTATTTAAAGTTGTTTTTCGAAACCAATCTTTAATGAAATCAAATAATCGATTTAGACGGTATCAAATCATTACTGCAGCCTTTCAATCCTATACCCATGGTACGAATGACGCGCAAAAGGCAATGGGAATTATCACATTAGCTCTGATTGCGAACAACTACCATCACTCATTAGACATTCCTTTTTGGGTCCAATTCTCATGTGCCCTTGCAATGGGGTTAGGGACGTCAGTCGGTGGCTGGAGAATCATTAAAACAGTTGGAAATAAAATCATGAAAATCCGTCCAGTAAACGGTGTCGCGGCGGACCTATCATCAGCTGGGATTATCCTAGGAGCAACTTTGTTTCATTTACCAGTGAGTACAACACATGTTATTTCATCCTCTATTCTTGGTGTCGGTTCGTCTCATCGGAAAAAGGGGGTCAACTGGGGAACGGCTCAAATGATGGTTATTACATGGGTTATCACCCTTCCAGCTTCAGCTATTTTAGCAGGGATTATTTATTATCTAGTAAATATCTTTTTGTAG